A portion of the Mesobacillus sp. AQ2 genome contains these proteins:
- the hemB gene encoding porphobilinogen synthase: protein MKHLEFSRHRRLRQSANMRALVRENYLRTEDLIYPLFIVEGENVKNEVSSMPGVYQLSLDNLKEEMTEVDSLGIKSVLLFGVPDEKDEVGCQAYHDHGILQEAIRVIKKDFPEMIVIADTCLCEYTSHGHCGVIEDGKVLNDPSLELLGKTAVSQAKAGADIIAPSNMMDGFVAAIRFALDEAGFQDVPIMSYAVKYSSAFYGPFREAAESTPQFGDRKSYQMDPANRIEAMREAESDVVEGADFLIVKPGMPYLDIVRDVKNNFNLPVVIYNVSGEYSMVKAAAQNGWIDEKSIVMEMLTGMKRAGSDLIITYHAKDAARWLKEQ from the coding sequence ATGAAACACCTTGAATTCAGCCGCCATCGCCGTCTTCGCCAGTCAGCGAATATGCGCGCACTAGTACGTGAAAACTATCTTCGAACTGAAGACCTGATCTACCCGCTTTTCATCGTTGAAGGAGAGAATGTGAAAAACGAAGTATCTTCAATGCCGGGAGTCTATCAATTATCTCTTGATAATTTAAAAGAAGAAATGACTGAAGTGGATTCTTTGGGCATTAAGTCAGTGCTGCTTTTCGGCGTTCCTGACGAAAAAGATGAAGTAGGCTGTCAGGCGTATCATGACCACGGTATTTTGCAGGAAGCAATCCGGGTCATCAAAAAAGATTTTCCTGAGATGATTGTCATTGCGGATACATGCCTTTGTGAATACACAAGCCATGGCCACTGCGGCGTCATCGAGGATGGCAAGGTTTTGAACGATCCATCTTTGGAGCTGCTTGGAAAGACAGCTGTCAGCCAGGCGAAGGCCGGAGCAGATATCATCGCACCATCAAACATGATGGACGGATTCGTTGCCGCGATTCGCTTTGCTCTTGATGAGGCAGGATTCCAGGATGTGCCCATCATGTCCTATGCAGTAAAATATTCTTCTGCATTCTATGGTCCATTCCGCGAAGCAGCAGAAAGCACACCGCAGTTTGGTGACCGCAAATCCTACCAGATGGATCCAGCAAATCGCATCGAAGCAATGCGCGAAGCTGAATCCGATGTAGTGGAAGGCGCTGACTTCCTGATCGTGAAGCCGGGCATGCCATACCTTGATATCGTCCGTGACGTGAAAAACAACTTCAACCTTCCAGTTGTCATCTATAATGTCAGCGGGGAATATTCCATGGTCAAAGCAGCAGCACAAAACGGCTGGATTGATGAGAAGAGCATCGTCATGGAAATGCTGACAGGAATGAAGCGTGCCGGCTCTGACCTGATCATCACTTACCATGCGAAGGATGCAGCGCGCTGGCTGAAAGAACAGTAA
- the hemL gene encoding glutamate-1-semialdehyde 2,1-aminomutase, producing MRSYNKSIEAFKEAKELLPGGVNSPVRAFKSVDMDPIFMEKGKGSKIYDIDGNEYIDYVLSWGPLILGHTNDRVVEGIKKVAELGTSFGAPTVVENELAQLVIDRVPSIEMVRMVSSGTEATMSALRLARGYTGRNKILKFEGCYHGHGDSLLIKAGSGVATLGLPDSPGVPEGVAKNTITVPYNDLESVRYAFEQYGDDIAGVIVEPVAGNMGVVPPVGGFLEGLREITSQYGTVLIFDEVMTGFRVGYNCAQGYFNVTPDLTCLGKVIGGGLPVGAYGGKREIMEQIAPSGPIYQAGTLSGNPLAMTAGLETLKQLTPESYKEFERKADILETGLKAAAEKYGIPHTINRAGSMIGIFFTNENVINYEIARTSNLEFFAAYYREMANEGVFLPPSQFEGLFLSTAHTDEDLQKTIEAAEKAFAKLQNK from the coding sequence ATGCGCTCATATAATAAATCGATTGAAGCTTTCAAAGAAGCAAAGGAACTTTTGCCAGGCGGGGTGAACAGCCCGGTCCGCGCGTTTAAATCTGTCGATATGGATCCAATTTTCATGGAAAAAGGCAAGGGTTCAAAAATCTATGATATTGACGGCAATGAATATATTGACTATGTATTATCATGGGGACCACTGATCCTTGGCCACACAAATGATAGGGTCGTGGAAGGAATCAAGAAGGTAGCTGAGCTTGGTACAAGCTTCGGTGCACCAACTGTTGTCGAGAATGAGCTTGCACAGCTTGTCATTGACCGTGTGCCATCGATCGAAATGGTCCGGATGGTATCATCGGGAACTGAGGCAACGATGAGTGCATTGCGCCTTGCACGTGGATATACAGGCCGTAACAAAATCCTGAAATTTGAAGGATGCTACCACGGCCATGGCGACTCGCTGCTCATCAAAGCTGGCTCAGGGGTTGCTACACTTGGTTTGCCTGACAGCCCAGGTGTTCCTGAGGGTGTTGCTAAAAACACGATTACAGTGCCTTATAACGATCTTGAGAGCGTTCGTTACGCATTCGAACAGTACGGAGATGACATCGCCGGCGTCATCGTAGAACCAGTAGCGGGAAATATGGGTGTCGTGCCGCCAGTGGGAGGCTTCCTTGAAGGCTTGCGCGAAATTACTAGCCAGTACGGAACAGTATTGATCTTTGATGAGGTCATGACAGGCTTCCGTGTAGGCTATAACTGTGCTCAGGGATACTTCAATGTAACGCCTGACCTGACCTGCCTTGGAAAGGTAATCGGCGGAGGGCTTCCAGTAGGAGCTTACGGCGGAAAGCGGGAAATCATGGAGCAAATCGCCCCGAGCGGACCGATTTACCAGGCGGGTACACTATCTGGTAACCCGCTGGCCATGACAGCCGGACTCGAGACTTTAAAGCAGTTGACTCCAGAATCTTACAAGGAATTTGAGCGCAAAGCCGATATTCTTGAAACAGGACTAAAAGCAGCGGCAGAAAAATACGGAATTCCGCATACCATAAATCGCGCAGGCTCGATGATCGGCATTTTCTTCACCAACGAAAATGTCATCAACTACGAAATTGCCAGGACATCGAATCTGGAATTCTTCGCGGCCTACTACCGTGAAATGGCAAACGAAGGAGTATTCCTGCCGCCATCACAATTTGAAGGCCTGTTCCTGTCAACAGCACACACAGACGAAGACCTGCAAAAAACAATCGAAGCAGCCGAAAAAGCATTTGCCAAGCTGCAGAATAAATAA